Below is a window of Mucilaginibacter sp. PAMC 26640 DNA.
GAAGTATCGTTTTGGTATATGTTGAATCATTTACCCGGATGGCGGCCGTGTTGCCTTTAATACTGATGGAATCATCTACGGTAGAAAACCGGGAGGTACTTCCCTTGATCAGCAGCTCCAGCGGATCTCCAACGGGGTTTACTTTGAGGGTCGCCTTTAATGGCACCGGGCTCCCCCTATCCACAAACTTAAAATCCACTACATACTTCTTAACATCTTTATCATGATAAACCTTGTAAGTTTCTTTACCAATATGTTGCTCAAATTTGTGCAGCAGGAATACGCCGCTATCGGCTGGCAGATCCTGGGCCTGGGCAATGGAACTAACAAATAGCAGCAAGAAAGCTGAGAGGAAATTTTTCATGGTGAGGGTTTTAAGTAGCTCAAATATAATGGTATTAGCGGTATCAGCAAACAAAAATGGCCCGGTTGAGCCGGGCCATTTAATGTTTATTGCAATGCTATTTACAATTTCTCGCCATGCTGGCTGATGTCCAGCCCAAGCACCTCATCTTCTTTAGATACGCGCAGCGGTGAGATCATATCGGTGATCTTCAGTAGCAGCAGCGAGCCAAAGAAAGCAAATATCGAGGTAGCTACCAGCGCTACCAATTGGATAAAGAATAAATGTGTGTGACCGAAGAATAAACCGTCGCCGGTAACATTGGCTGCGTTAACCGCTTTGTTGGCAAACACACCGGTAAGCAACATGCCCACCATACCACCTACCCCGTGGCAAGGGAAAACATCAAGGGTATCATCAATACTGGTGCGGGTACGCCACTCAACCACCAAATTACTTACCACTGCCGATATAATGCCAATAGCCAATGAATGCGGCACACTTACAAAACCCGCCGCAGGTGTTATCGCTACCAAACCTACCACCGCACCAATACAGGTACCCATGGCCGATGGCTTGCGCTTTCGCAGCATATCGAAGAAGATCCAGGTAACGCCGGCAGCTGCTGATGCAGTTGTACTGGTGGCCAGGGCGGTTACCGCCAAATGATTTGCCCCAAATGCCGAACCCGCGTTAAAACCAAACCAGCCGAACCATAATAACCCCGTACCAATCATGACGTAGGTGATGCGGGCGGGCGAGTGGTTGGCTTCGTTGCGGCGTTTTAAATACAGGGCAGAGGCCAATGCAGCCCAGCCGGCCGACATGTGCACTACCGTTCCGCCTGCAAAATCTAACACGCCTAATTTGGCCAAAACCCCATCAGGGTGCCAGGTAGCGTGCGCCAAAGGCGAAAAAATGAAGATCGAAAATAAAACCAGGAAAATTATATAGGAGTTGAACCGGATGCGCTCTGCAAAGGCACCGGTAATAAGCGCCGGGGTGATAATAGCAAACTTTAACTGGTACATGGCAAACAGCAAAAGCGGAATGGTTGGTGCCAAGGGCCAGCTGGCATTGCCCAACATGCCCTTCATCATAAAATAGGTAGTTGGGTTGCCGATAACCCCACCAATGCTATCGCCGAAGGCTAAACTGAAACCAAAAATACCCCACATTACCGTAATGATCACCATACAAACAATGCTTTGCAGCATGGTAGAGATCACATTTTTTTTGTTGACCATACCGCCGTAAAAGAAAGCTAACCCGGGAGTCATGATCAGTACCAAGGCAGTCGACATCAGCATCCAGGCAATATCGCCGGTATTAAAATTAGGTTTCACCGAACTGTCGTACTCGACAGATGGGAACAGGAAAGTAAGACCTAAAATTACGAGGATTACAAAAAAAGGGAAATACCGTTTCATAGATTTCAACACAATTGGATTTGATCGGCTGAAATTATAATTTTTTTAATAAGGTAAGTTATAAAATGTAAAATAACTACAAATTATATGTGGTTTATAGAGGAAAATTAAACAGAGTTATTCATTCTAAATTAAACTGGGAATCTATGCCCGCTATCTCCTATTCCCTGCACTACCCCAATTATTTAATAGATCAAGAAAGAAAAAATATACATTTAAATATCATTCATCAATCTTTCAAATTTATCGATGATGTAACCAGCCAGTGGATTTTCGATATTGTAAAGGAGGGATGAATTAATAGTATAGCCGTGTGAAGACCTTATCGAATAATTATGCTTGCCAACATTTTGGTAAACTGTTTTTGATTTTTTGTACCAGTATTCAAATACCTTGTGCCGCTTCGTCTCCCGTTCGTCGGTACTGTCACAGATGTAAAATATTATGTTTGAATCGTTTTCCAAAAATGAACCGATGATTTTAGTAACTGTATTTTTAACCCACGAATCAAACAAGTTGATTTCTTTATCGGGATACAGTGACAAAGAAAAGGTGCTAACGTCTTCTATGTAGTAGACTGTTAGCACCAAAGTATAAATAACGTTAAATCTTGTTTGGAAATAGTAAGTTAAGCCGTCATCTGACGACTGTATATCATAAGAGCTTTGCAAACTTTATGCCTTTTTCCTTTGCCAACTCTGTTAAAGACTTTTTATCAAGAATAGCTTGTTTGATATCCCTTTTATCTTCCATCATCTTTTTCATGAAAGCCGGAATACCATCCGGTATTTCTTTTTTATTTGAATTTGCCATGATGTTTATTGTTTAACAAATATATAAAATTTTTTGTGTGTAAAACCTTAACAATAACGCTAATAGGCTTTATTTGTTACAAAAATTGCGCCTTATCTTATCTACATGTGCCTCATCAGCGCATCCGGAAACACCCCAAAGGCTATCAACACTACAGCGATCACGATCGACAGAATCACCAACTTAATGCTCCACTTATTTTCGCTGATGATCAATTCGGTACGTTTAAGGAACAGGTTGAGGGGGATCTTGATGTAATAAAACAAACCCACTACCGTAGTAATAGCCCCCGTGATCAGCATGGCTAATAACCACACGTCATTTGTTTGCTGATATACCGCATATACTGATGAAAACACAAACAGCTTCCCCGTGAAACCTGCGCTTACCGGGATACCGGTTAGGGAGATGAGGATCACCACAAAGCATACCGAAGCCAGGGGATATTTAAAGCCGAGGCCTTTGTAATCGCGCACGTCCGTAATGCCTTCTGCGTTCTCAAAGTAGTTGGCTAAAGCCAGCGCGGCAATATTGCCCAGGCCATACATCAGCAGGTAATAGGTAAGTGATGAAAAGCCCTGCTGGGTAAAAGTGATCAGGGCCATCAATGCAAAACCGGTATGGCCGATTCCTGAATAGGCCAGCATCCGTTTCACATTGGTTTGCATTACTGCCGCGAAGTTACCTGCCACCATGGTGAGGATAGCAATAGCCGAGAGGATAAGTCTCAAATTTAAAACATCCAAATAAACCAGCGGCGCAATAAAATTGAGCAGTAAGGCAAACGCTGCAATTTTTGGCAGCGTAGAAAGGTAGGCGGTAACAGGCGTTGCTGCACCCTCGTAAACATCGGGCACCCAAAAATGTACGGGCACGAATGACAACTTAAAACCGATCCCCGCAAGCACCAGCACAACAGCAAAAGATACACTGAAAGGGTTTACATGAGTTAGTAAAGCCACGCTGGCCTCGTCATAGAAATTCAATGAACCGGTAAACGCATACAAAAGAGAAATGCCATAAAGCATTACCGCCGATGATGCCGCGCCGAACAGTACGTATTTTAAACCGGCCTCCGTACTCACCCCTCTTTCGGATTTGTAGGCAACCAACAGGTATGATGCTATAGAAACCATTTCGATAGCCAGGTACATGGCCAGCAAGTTAATAGAAAGCACCATTAAATGCAGGCCCAAAACCGACCCTACGGCAATGGTATACAAATCTGACAAGCCTTTTTTATGCGACTTTAATTTATGATCCCAGGTAAAATACAGCAGCAGGATAAACATCAGCACATCAATGATGAGCTTAAAAATGATCACATTGCGGTGCAGCATCAGCATGCCGTTGAACAATTTGTGCGCCCCATCCAAAATCATCTCAAACTGTTCAAAATCTTTATAGATCACAAACACGATACCGGCGCATGCCACCGTGCGGCAAAGCCAAGTTGAGCCTTTCCCGAAGAAAAGATCGGTTAGCAATACCAGGATAAACAACGCAGTTAAATAAATCTCGGGCATAAACATGGGTATGCTCGTAAAAACATCATTTAACTGGTTGTGTATGCCGGGGATGAGTTGCTGCATTTGTCTATTGAACTATTACGGTTTGGTTTTTAGGGTATTTAACCTGGTATTTTACCCTCAGCTGTTTTACCGTTTGCGGGTTAAATGTCAATGTCCAGCTCAATTTGCCTGTTAATTTATTTACTTCGGCCCCGCTGGTTTCCTGGGTGTCCACTTCAATAGCGGTATTTTGCGTTACGGGTACCTGGTCTTCCACCAGTAAATTCACCGGTTGATTCTTTCGGTTCCTGATAGAGATCATCCAGTCGCGCGTTTCTTTTTTGCTCGATCCCAGCAATCCCGGCTTCTCGTTTAAAACCTGCATGATGCGTTTTACCACAATATTTTTATCAACCCCCAAAGATAAGCTCAAAGTATCATTGGCGGCGCGTGTATCCAAAACAGATTTACCGATAAAAGTTCCTTCAAAAAACAGGTTAGCTTCGCCGGAGAGGAAATTATACTTTGTCCAATCCGTAATACGGGCGGTCAAAAACACATCGGTGCTTAGTTTTGGCGCCACATAGTATTGAAACTTCGCATCGGTGGTCACCTGGTCTATCTCTACCGAATACGGTTTGCCATCACCCGGAACCGAAAACGGATTCTGGATATTGAATTCCATATTGGTTTGGTTCTCGGTTTGATCAACAGCGACCGGAATACTGCTATCTTTATTAACATTGACCCCGGCCACTCTTCCGGTTACTGCTTTGGAGACTACGACCTCGGATAAATTGCTATTTTTTTCATAGTAACCCACTGCGACTGGCGTGTAAATATCCAGATAATAAGGCCTTAATTCCGGTTTAACGCCGCTTACGGACGGATCACCTGTGGACAGCGTCAGCTTCACCCCTTTCCAATCCTCACCGCATTGTTGCGA
It encodes the following:
- a CDS encoding ammonia channel protein, translated to MKRYFPFFVILVILGLTFLFPSVEYDSSVKPNFNTGDIAWMLMSTALVLIMTPGLAFFYGGMVNKKNVISTMLQSIVCMVIITVMWGIFGFSLAFGDSIGGVIGNPTTYFMMKGMLGNASWPLAPTIPLLLFAMYQLKFAIITPALITGAFAERIRFNSYIIFLVLFSIFIFSPLAHATWHPDGVLAKLGVLDFAGGTVVHMSAGWAALASALYLKRRNEANHSPARITYVMIGTGLLWFGWFGFNAGSAFGANHLAVTALATSTTASAAAGVTWIFFDMLRKRKPSAMGTCIGAVVGLVAITPAAGFVSVPHSLAIGIISAVVSNLVVEWRTRTSIDDTLDVFPCHGVGGMVGMLLTGVFANKAVNAANVTGDGLFFGHTHLFFIQLVALVATSIFAFFGSLLLLKITDMISPLRVSKEDEVLGLDISQHGEKL